One window from the genome of Haloprofundus halobius encodes:
- the mvaD gene encoding phosphomevalonate decarboxylase MvaD, giving the protein MKATARAHPIQGLVKYHGMRDPKLRLPYHDSISVCTAPSSTTTTVEFDPDADEDIFLIDGEAVEGRGAERIQAVVDHTRELAGIDYAVRFESENNFPSNVGFGSSSSGFAAAAMALSEAAGLDLTRPEISTIARRGSSSAARAVTGAFSQLYTGLNDDDCRSERIETELEDDLRIVAGLVPAYKETEQAHEEAAESHMFQARMAHIHGQIAEMRDALRAADFDRTFELAEHDSLSLTATTMTGPSGWVYWQPETIAIFNAVRELRDEGVPVYFSTDTGASVYVNTKADYADEVERAISDCGVETMVWEVGGPAKILPESDALF; this is encoded by the coding sequence ATGAAAGCCACCGCGCGAGCACACCCGATTCAAGGTCTCGTGAAGTACCACGGGATGCGCGACCCGAAACTCCGACTGCCGTACCACGACAGTATCAGCGTCTGCACCGCGCCCTCGTCCACGACCACGACCGTCGAGTTCGACCCCGACGCCGACGAGGACATCTTTCTCATCGACGGCGAGGCGGTCGAGGGCCGCGGCGCAGAGCGAATTCAGGCCGTCGTCGACCACACCCGCGAGTTGGCAGGCATCGACTACGCCGTGCGCTTCGAGAGCGAGAACAACTTCCCCTCGAACGTCGGGTTCGGTTCCTCTTCCTCTGGTTTCGCCGCCGCCGCGATGGCGCTCTCGGAGGCCGCGGGTCTCGACCTGACGCGCCCGGAAATCTCGACTATCGCCCGCCGCGGCTCCTCTTCGGCTGCTCGCGCCGTCACGGGCGCGTTCTCACAGCTCTACACCGGACTGAACGACGACGACTGCCGCTCCGAGCGCATCGAAACCGAGTTGGAAGACGACCTCCGCATCGTCGCGGGACTGGTGCCCGCGTACAAAGAGACCGAGCAGGCCCACGAGGAGGCCGCCGAGAGCCACATGTTCCAGGCACGGATGGCGCACATCCACGGCCAAATCGCCGAGATGCGCGACGCGCTCCGCGCTGCCGACTTCGACCGAACGTTCGAGTTGGCCGAGCACGACTCGCTGTCGCTGACGGCGACGACGATGACCGGTCCCTCGGGGTGGGTGTACTGGCAACCGGAGACCATCGCCATCTTCAACGCCGTCCGCGAACTCCGCGACGAGGGCGTGCCGGTGTACTTCTCGACGGACACCGGCGCGAGCGTCTACGTGAACACGAAAGCCGACTACGCCGACGAAGTCGAGCGGGCGATTTCGGACTGCGGCGTCGAGACGATGGTGTGGGAGGTCGGCGGCCCCGCCAAGATTCTCCCTGAATCGGACGCGC
- a CDS encoding phytoene/squalene synthase family protein: protein MPEDADARPPGNDADLQWCHDAVQGVSRTFALTVRVLDEPMSSYICLGYLVCRIADTVEDAEHIPADEQARLLRLYDAVLDPADETSIEQFAEAVASWVPAPEARNDDWEVVAESPRVFATFESLPDDVRNAVTPPARELVQGMAMFVERYADTDGLRIQSREELEEYCYYAAGTVGNLITNLVTRGDIDSERRKRLYNTAEEFGLLLQLVNISKDVYDDYTEENNVYLPAEWLEDEGVPQDEVVDPANKAGATNVVRRTASHARTFLDDAQTYLETVPTTDGNTLAAWAIPFLLAVGTLRELSANPEDALTSHGVKVSRQEVFAVVGAMTNEGRHSLAELREAISRAPYHRVAQQAD, encoded by the coding sequence ATGCCCGACCGCCCGGGAACGACGCAGACTTGCAGTGGTGTCACGACGCCGTCCAAGGCGTTTCGAGGACGTTCGCACTCACCGTGCGCGTCCTCGACGAGCCGATGTCATCGTACATCTGTCTCGGCTACCTCGTCTGCCGTATCGCCGATACCGTCGAAGACGCCGAGCACATCCCTGCCGACGAGCAAGCACGCTTGCTCCGCCTGTACGACGCGGTGCTCGACCCTGCAGACGAGACGAGTATCGAACAGTTCGCCGAGGCAGTCGCTTCGTGGGTACCCGCGCCCGAGGCTCGAAACGACGATTGGGAGGTCGTCGCCGAGTCGCCGCGCGTATTCGCGACGTTCGAGTCGCTTCCCGACGACGTTCGGAACGCCGTGACGCCGCCGGCCCGCGAACTCGTCCAGGGGATGGCGATGTTCGTCGAGCGCTACGCCGATACGGACGGCCTCCGCATCCAGTCGCGCGAGGAACTCGAAGAGTACTGCTACTACGCCGCCGGAACCGTCGGAAATCTCATCACCAACCTCGTCACTCGCGGCGACATCGACTCCGAGCGCCGCAAGCGCCTCTACAACACCGCCGAGGAGTTCGGCCTCCTCCTCCAACTGGTCAACATCTCCAAGGACGTCTACGACGACTACACCGAGGAGAACAACGTCTACCTCCCGGCCGAGTGGCTCGAAGACGAAGGTGTCCCCCAAGACGAGGTCGTCGACCCCGCGAACAAGGCGGGCGCGACGAACGTCGTCCGCCGGACGGCCTCGCACGCTCGGACGTTCCTCGACGACGCGCAGACGTACCTCGAAACGGTGCCGACCACCGACGGCAACACCCTCGCCGCGTGGGCGATTCCGTTCCTCCTCGCCGTCGGGACGCTCCGCGAACTCTCGGCGAACCCCGAGGACGCGCTCACCAGCCACGGCGTGAAAGTCTCTCGACAGGAGGTGTTCGCCGTCGTCGGCGCGATGACGAACGAGGGGCGGCACTCGCTGGCCGAACTCCGCGAGGCCATCTCGCGAGCGCCGTACCACCGGGTCGCCCAGCAAGCGGACTGA